Below is a genomic region from Dehalococcoides mccartyi.
TCTAAACAATGTTCTTTAACCCAGTAATACTGTGTAATTTCACCGGATTTATCGTGCATTTCCCAATGGAAGCCATTGCCATGCGATCGCTCAAGCCAACTTCCGTCAGAATGGTAATATCTATCATTTCCGTCTGTGGAAAAACCATTAATGAATGCAAATCGGTCTATCAAAGATGGTCGAATGGGCTTAATAGGCTTTGGCGGTTTAGGTTTCTCTTCGCCAGTATCCTTCAGTTCTTCGTTGGCAGGCTCAGGCTCGTGGATTTGTTCAGGAGGCTCTAAAGTAGGACCTACAACGATATCGACATTCTCATTTTTTTCGTTTTCGTCTTCTGCTGTGGATGTCTGGCCCTGTTGCACTACTTTAGGCTGAATCGATTCTATTGGCTCAGTTTCAATTTCACTCAGGGGAGCTAACTTAAAATTCTCCTCAATATATTCAATTACGAACTCAGGGGGGCGATCATAACATAGCATAATTGCGTCGTTGATTTCTTTATTCTGGAACAGTCCTCCGATTTCTTGTGGGACAGCCTTTGCAATCTTTGCCGGTGATTGTCTAGCTACATAAAGATTTGAATCTTTCCATAGAGCTGGAATGCTGCGAGCTGTGCCGGCAGGGGTTCCCGCGATATATGGAATGGTTTCGAGTGCATCGGTAATCTGCCATAACGTCTTTGAAAGCCGTCTGCCAAGCTGACGAATCCGGTTAGTTTCCTCCTCATTCGCAATAATGATACGGCTTAACCCTTTACCAAGTGCTTCTATCCATAATTTTGACTTTGGTGCATCAGAACGAAATATTGTCTCTTGAAAATGTTCTTCAATATTGTTTATCAATCTTGCGATATTAGAAAAGGGAGGTTGCTGACATTGACTTTCACTTAGAGACTGTAAATTCGCGGTCTTGTGTTTAATTACAGAGAACAAATGAGAATAAGGAACCAACGATTGCATCGTTATTACATATTCGAAATCTTCTATCGGTGTCCACTTCCCCTCAAGGTCTATCCAATGTCTGCATTCATTCCAAATACGATCAGGATAACGTGGAAGTAACGCTCTAACTCTCCTGAGATCTTCTGGAGTAAGCGATTGATTTGAAGTCAGACTTAAAAGCCAAGTGATGGCCAGGTCCGCTGTAGGCTTGGTAGCGATACCCAGTTTCTGCCATATCGCTAAATGACGAACCAAAGAATGGACGAGAGGTGCTCCTGGTACTGTTTCTTCATCTGGAGCTAAATAAACGTCTTCCAGACTTGCCCAACCAATCACACCATTCGTTTCGGTCAATACAATTTTCTCTTGTTCAAAAGTATCTTTAATATCCTGCAATTCTTCGGTGTCACATTTATTAGTTATCTGATCCAGACTTTGATACCATTTCAAGACTTCATGAAGTGGAGGCGAAGAAGCTTTCGACAATGCTCGTAAACGCTCCAACAATTTGTCGGGTCCAGTCGGTGTATCCCTTACTCCCAGCATTTGAAGTAATGGACGGTTTGTCTCCGTATCAATTTCAGCGGCAACGAATGACTCTACACCTAATAAAGCTTCTGTTTCTGGTGTTCGTCGCAGTAATTCGGCGGGTTGACGAGGTTCTCCGTGAGTATCCTCTAAGCATGCTAATTCACGAAACTTCATGATCCATTTAGGTACTATTACATCCGACGTAACTGCTGATGTGCTCCCGGTTGTAGCTACATGAAGTGCCCTGGCCGATAATGCTTTGGACCAATATGTGGAAGGTTGTTCGATTATATGATTCAGCAACTGCGACCAAAACTTCTTATCTTCTTTAGCCAATCCCTTCCAGTGTTCCCAAAAGGATTGTTCAAAATCCCAATCTAGAAAAGAAAAATGCTCTGTCTTATACCTGTAATCCAGTCTCCCATTGAATGTACGTTCACTAAGACGATTGTTCAGACTATATTTACTATAAATATTGCTTTTGGTGTTATCCAAGGGTACAAATGTTAATAAACGGCTACGGTCAGATTTTATCCACGCTGCCCAATCTTCGGTAGAGCAGCTTCCAGAAGACTTAGAATAATCCTCGTGAAGGACGTGCTCTTGGTACCATTTTTCTACAACAAACATATCTAAATCAGATGTGATATTAGCTAAAATGCCTTTCGCCGGACGCCGATAATTATCCTGAGTCACAAATTGGAATGTCTCGGAAATCTGAGCCCCTAGCTTGGCAGCAATATGAGCTAGCCTAACGCAATCAGAACGATTACAACTCTGTTGAGTAAAAAACTTTGTGCTGACCTGTTCCATCACGCTCCCCACATCAGAAGCTTGAACCAGATTCAATGCATTTAATACTTTGTACGCTGATTCTACTTGTTCAGCAAGCACTTTATCCTGCCTGTTTACAGAATTAAGGCGCTGCTCGGCCAAAAACCTGGGCCAGTTTTGATTTAATACAAGTAAATAAGCTGACAGGAATTCCCAATCTTCCTGGGATTCAAGTAACTGCTTTTCTCCCAGTCTAACTAGCTCCTGAGTAGAATAGAGGATGTCTTTACTTTGTACCGGGACTATTCGAACGCCGCGGTGGTCATTATAGTAGTACGACACAACCTGATCCGAGATGTAAGCCCATAAAATCATTAACTGACGCCAAGTACCCGGGTTAGGCACGTGTTTTGATTCCAGTACTTGCACTACTTGAGACTTGTCTATCACATCAACATATTGCCAATTGATTAGTTTTTGACAACATTTACTGCCTATACTCCTTGACAATATTGAGCGTTGCTGTTGATCAAATAGTACTGAGATTTGTTCAGGTTCCCAAATATCCAGAAGTACTTGTGGAACCGCAACGCATTCACCTTTTAAAACGATGGTCTCTTTTTCAGATATTAGGCACTTGTTTCCTTCAATATAACTCTCAAACGCGAGTTCAACCGCCGTAGCACAGGTACCTTCAAGGGTGTTTTCGTCTCTATCTACATCCGGCCACAATTCATAAGCTGCACATCGTTCGGTGACAGCCATGTCTTCCCTATTAAGCCAACCTAACATAGCTTCCGCCGCAAGTTTACCTATACGTGCCAGTAACCATCTGTTTGTAGGAGAACTGACCGGATCCTTAATCTTAAGTCTCGCTGGATCAGGCACAAAAGGAGCATTACAAGCAAACGGGAGTGTTGTCTTTACACCTGTAAAGAGTACGACAAATAGACGCCCTTCTCGGCCAAGAACGATATCTACTCGGCATGGGGGGAAAGTAGTCTCTTTATCAAGAACCATCCGTTCCTCTTTGATTTCTTGCAAAGAGTCCAGGGGAAACTCTTCCTCACCAGAAAAGATATAAAGATATTTGTTATCAGGAGCGCTAGACAGCGACATCCATTGGGAGTTTGTTACCGGTCCGTCTCCGTGAGATTGCCAGTGAATTTCCTTATTGTTTATTTTTAATCTTCTAATCGTTCTAAAAAACAACAGCGATGTGGGATTTCCTATCCACTCCTTAAAATTCTTTTCCAGATCTTCTCTGATGCGTTCATCTTTAATGGAAATGCGAATTTCAGTTTTGTTCTGATTTGAGGTTAAATCAGTGATCCAGATAGGCTCAGTAAAACGTCTTTTTCGAAAAGCGATGGCTAGACTGGGTGTGTATAGTCTTACCTCATCCCCAATACTAAAGGTGCTTTTAAATCCAATTCCTCTAAAACCGATTGTGTGGAGTGCTCGCTTGTTTGAGAATCCAAATCGGCATAGTGAGTAAAACTGCTCTTCCGTGAAATCCTCTCCATTATGCGAAAAGACGAACTCGCTATTAGCGATTTCCACTGAAGCTTCTGTCGCTCCAGCATCATCAGCATTTTGAAGTAGTTCAGAAACAACATGGCGGGGGCTCTGGGCTATTTGCTTGAATAGTTGATGCCAGGGCCCCGCGATATCAGGTTGTTTTTCAAGCAGATCCCAATTCTCAGAGGCTCTGGTTTTAATTGAGTGAAAATATCCCGGGGGATTCATCTAACTCGGTTCCTCTGCTCTATTCAATAGTTCTGCAAAATCATAGTTGACGCTGGTAACACCAAAATCGGGTTCTCTACGGAACGGTTGCCTCAGGTAGTGAATTCGATGACTAGTTTCGTTTATAAATTCAACAATAGCTAAAATGAAATCGTCCGGCTTATTCAACGAATACAATATCTCATTACGAGTGACGGTCAGTGTAATTGCGTCAGTAGTCCTGCCTTTAACTTCGAGGAAACGTAGTTTCCCAGTTCCTGGAACTCGACTTTCAATATCATAACCAACCTTTTCGGCTTCACGATCGATCGGATCAAATCCTAGTTGGCGCTCAATATTCATTACTAATTCGCGTGCTTTTACCGCAACCGCTAGCTTATCAACATCGGTTTCTAGGGTTTTCAAAGGCTGCCCTATTATCTTCGCTATCAATCCAATTGGAACTATAAGAAGACCACCAAGAATAACAGGCGGTAAAGCGGAAATTTGCTTTTCAAGAGTTAATTCAGCAAGTCGATTTTGTAACCGCTCTTGTAAGGCGTCTGCCCGCTTTCGGGCTTCTCCGGAATTTAGTTTGGCATTAACTTTACCGGCTTGTTCTTGAAATTTAAGAACTTCTGCACGATGGTCCCAATGATTGATTTCTTTTGAAAGGCGATCCTTTACTGCTCTTTCAGTTTTCGCTATTAAGTCTAACTTTCGGTCACGCACTTCTTTGAGATGATCTGGAACAACATGAGAAATCGCATACCCTTGTACCGTTTTCTCAAGTTCATGAGTGATCCAACCGCACTCAGGTAAACCTAATATGGTTTCACATTTTGGCTCGTTGTCTTTTAAGGGTCGATAGTCTAGATACGGAGCATATTGTGGGTGATACGCATTCCCATTTGAGCCTAATTCCACATAAAGCATCTGCTTGGAAATTACGCATCTATCTCCTGTTCGTGTTGTCGTACCGTCTTGAATCGCATGTTCTAGATAAAAAAGCACCCTTGGATCGGTCCCCAAATCATTATCATCTACCAAAACTGTGCCTCGGCGTAGCAAATCACGATTCCGTTCCAAAATAATGTCTGCAACGACATCAAGCAAGGGATGTCCAGGACATACAAACGTAGCTAATGGCTCGCCAGGTGGTGATATTAGTGTTTTTTCGAAAACAACCCTTTCATAACGTTGTACTATTGGATTACCTAATCCTATGATGCGATCTCGACTACGGATAATTGATGGCACGTTAGTAATTTCATAACGGCGAGGCTCACGCTGTTTGATTACGCCACCTAATTGCTCGAAAGCTTTAAGGAAAAAAGATTCAATATAGTGCGGTTGCAACCTTCGTGCTTCTGCCCTCTCCATATTCTCTCGAATTCGGTTTACGCGGCTGGAATCGATTGCATCATGAACTAGAGCTCTTTCCTCTAATAAAAGCTGAAGTTGCTTAGTATCAAAAGCATTAGCTATCACCTTTGTTAAGCGACCTTTAATCTCGGGTTGCTCTCCATATCTAATCGCCTCAATAAGTAAATCACGAAGAGGTTTGCCTTCGAATTGGACTTTTCCAAGCACGTCAAATACTCTACCGCCGAGTGCATTTCTAGCTTCTTCAAGTTTTCTTAATAGAGTTTGATATACTTCGCCCTCACGGGTCTCATTAGCAACCAAATTCCATAAATGACAAACTTCAGTTTGACCAATACGGTGAATACGCCCAAAACGCTGTTCAATACGATTAGGATTCCATGGCAGGTCGTAATTTACCATTAGATGGGCACGCTGTAAGTTAATGCCTTCCCCTGCTGCATCAGTTGCAAGTAATACTTGAACTTCGGGATCGTTGGTAAAAGACTCCTGGGATTTTTTCCTTTCCTCTCGTCCCATACTACCGTGAATACATACTATTGCCTCTGAGCGCCCTAATAAGGTACCTATCCGGTCTTGGAGGTATCGCAAAGTATCGCGATGTTCAGTAAAAATAATTAGCTTCTGCCGCGGCGAAGGAATTGGTTTTTCAATTTTTTCGTTGTTATAAGGAGCTCTTTCCTCAGCGACACCCTGTGAGATTGCTGCTGATGTAAATATTTCCTCAACTAATAGTTTGGCTAATTCCCGCCATTTTTTATCTTCGCCACTCCGGCGAACTGTATTCCCTAACGATTCTAAATGCTTAAGTGTGTCAATTTCAGCCTTAAGTTCAGCAATAGTTCCTGCGGCTGTTGCTTCATCTAAAACGGCTTCTTCAACCTCAGCGACTTCATTTTCGGGTACTTCATCAAGATCATCGATATCTTCTTCGCTATACTTATCCGCTCCAGATTCCAAAGCGTGAACAATGTCACTTCCCCGTTTTAACAATTCAATTTCACGTAATTTATTTTCAAGGCGTTCACGTCGCCGACGCAAAGACTGGTAGATCGCTTCTGGAGACGATGCTAGCCTCCGTTGGAGAATTGTAAGAGCAAACCCAACCGTACCGGCTCTTTTATCATTTTGAAGTTTTTCTGCCCTATTGAATTGTTCTCGGACATATTCAGTAACTTCTTTATAAAGTTGAGCTTCTCCATCAGATAGTCTATATGGTACGGTATATGCAATTCGTTCATGGAACAGCGGTGTCCCATCAAACTTTACTAGGCTCTCCTTAATCATGCGTCTCATTAGATCAGATGTATCAATTTGGTGAACACCGTCACGGAAGCGCCCTTCGAACCTATCTCCATCAAGTAATGCTAAAAACAGTTGAAAATCTTCCTCTTTACCGTTATGGGGTGTTGCTGTCATCAATAGTAAATGGCGTGTTAGTGTAGAGAGCAATTCTCCTAATCTGTAACGCTTTGTATATTTAACCTCTCCTCCAAAAAAGGTAGCAGACATCTTATGTGCTTCATCACAAACTACTAAGTCCCAACGACAATCTGGCATGCGTAGTTTTGCTTGGACATCTTCATTTCGAGACATTTTGTCGAGGCGAACGATAATAAGATTATGCTCACAAAACCAATTTCCAGTACGAGCTGATTCAAAATTATCGTTGGTCATAATTTCGAACGGCAGGGAGAATCTCTGGTATAATTCATCCTGCCATTGTTCCACCAGGCTACCCGGTGCAACAATCATACATCGCTGCAAATCTCCCCGGGCGATTAGTTCTTTTATTAGAAGTCCTGCCATAATGGTCTTACCAGAACCAGGATCATCTGCTAATAAAAAACGGAGGGGCTGTCGCTGAAGCATAGTTTCGTAGACACCAGTAATCTGATGTGGTAGAGGTTCTACTAGTGAAGTGTGAACAGCTAAAACTGGATCGAATAAATGAGCTAGCCGAATCCGATTGGCTTCAGAAACCAAGCGGAATAAGTTTCCATCACCGTCAAAGCTCCAAGGCCGACCTCGCTCAACGATGTTTAAACGTGACTCATCACTTCGATACAGAATCTCGCTGGCTACTTGTCCTTTAGGTGATTTGTATGTTATTTCAATTGCATCCGTGCCAAACCATTGGATATTAACAACTGTTACGAGTGAATCTGTCAAAATACCCGCGACTGATGCATTTGATTTTATTTCTTCAAGTTTACTCATAGCATTACTCCACGACCCTCTTTGTTGTCAAAGATATTGGTTCTGTATGCAACAGACAATCGACCTATTTAGCACTATTAGATTCTTACTTGGAAACACTTGCAGCGTAATAAATGCGAGCAGGTCCGACTTGACGGAAGGTAACCTCTTTCCTTTCCTCAAGCACTTTCAGAACTCCGGCCATAAATTGCCTATTTGCCTGTAGCTTCTCTGCCAATTCTTTAACACTTAACCCAAGTTCCTTAGACAATATCTTAATAACCTTATGCGTTAATTCTGGCTTATCAGTCCCGTTCGTAATCATTAGTTAATATCCTTGCCCTAACGTTAGTGATTGCATTATATTACTTGCCAGGGTCAAGATAAAGCTCACTAGGCGGCACAAAATGTCTGACGAAGCAGCTTGGATTGCAGAACAAATCAACGACTCACCCCATACTTGAATCTGTTTCGGTATGCATGATTGATTTGCTTAAAAGTCAATTGTCTGAAAGACAATTGACAACAACAGAGATTTCGGCAGCCGCTGGTTTGTTACGTACAAATATGGAATCAGTCGAGGAAGTGAGAGGAGAAGAGAAACCATGAAAATTACGGCGGTTGCTTTATCATAGTTTCGAGGTGCGGCTGATACTGCGTGTCTCTTATCGGAATGCAAATCTATGGTTGTCTGCGCCTAACCGCGTAAAATCGCCGTGGGGATCTTCTGTACAGAAATATTACTATGATAAGATACTCTATTAATCATTTTTAACTATTTATTACATCCCCCTCAAAGTAAGATTTAAAATAATTTTTCTTATCCTCATTCATTTAATTTAAAAATATCCTTAGCATATGATTCACTCTTTCTCATTTTCCAATCTGACATGAAACTGGGCTTACTTCGGGGGTCACGGCACTTTCCCGTTCGGTCCCTAATACCGTTTCTCCCCAATTCCACCAATTGGACCAATGCCTAAACCTAATCTTATTCGCAAAGATCAAAGGACCCCCAATATCCTTTCAATGGCCTCCCATTGTATACTAGCAAAGTATGTGTACATTTCCTTATTACCGTAATAAATTCATCTAAAACATTATCTTTATGAATAAACATATTCTTCAATAGTCCATTTAGTAGTAGAGTTATCTGGGCCGATTATTAATTTCTCACCTGTTAGATCCTCATCTACTTGTGCTAGAAAACTTACTAGATAGGCACAATCCTTATTTGGAGTTCGCCTAAGAGCCCTACCACATCTTTGTATCTGTTGTCTTTGACTTGTAGACCCACTCATAATCACTATTCCTGTTAAATCAGGAATATCTAAACCCTCATCAAGAGTCTGAACAGCACATAAACAATTGAATATACTCTTCTCAAATTCAACAAGTACATTTTGACGTTCTTCAGTCATCATCCCTGAATGATGTAATCTTATTTTTTCCTTACCGAGAGCACCTACGAGTAGGTTTTTAGTATTCATACATTCTTCGATTTCTTGATGGAAGAAAATCCATCTTCCATTGGTAAACTGTCTAATCCAGTATTCCTCCGAGAGGAATGATTTTAATAGCTCCCATTTATCTTGAGCCTTATTGAATAACCTTCGTCTCTTGATATAGATATTTTTTAATATATGGATTTTCTTAATTAAATCCCACACTTGTTTACATATAACAGTATTACGACGCTGTAATTCCACTAGCTCGCGTTCTAACTCCACAAGGTAGGCTATACTTCCACTATTGATTTTATTTTGATCTACCTTTATCACTCTACTATTATTTATTCTTTTCTTAATTTCTTTTATCTGCTCGCAAAAGTTTTGATGGGATTTGTTTTCATTATAATTTAGCGATACCATATAGTTCTTTTGGATCACACTAGTTAAAACTCCATCTTCTACGGCTCTGGACAGAGAATAGGAATAGATTGGACCGTCAGACGTCACACAATCAAAATCCCGGTAGACTTCGTCCATTACTCCGTCACTTCGAAGGGGTGTTGCAGTCAAGCCAAGAGTATAAACACTTTCAGGAATATGACTTACAAATCTAGATAAGGTTTGTTTAGCTCCAAGATGGTGTGCCTCATCAACTACGATTAAGTTATCTCTGCATGATTCACTTAATTGTTTTAATAATTCACAGCCATAACCAAGATCCTCTCTAAGAATCATCGCTTGCTGAGTAGCAATAACAATCTTGGTATTTCTATTCACCATGTCCGCATTACCATTCCCTATGTAGCAGTAATTATCTTCACGAATCTTGGGAAAACACTCATGAAGCCTTTCTTGCCACTGATCGAAAAGAGGTTGCCTGGGTACAATGATACAGACTATTCCATCTGGAAAATCATTATAAAATTTTTTCATACAGGCAAACGCCAATCTAGTTTTGCCAGTACCGGTTGCTGCTTCGACAATCCCTCGCTTGCCTTCACTTGTATACCATTTTTCCAATGCTTCCTCTTGCCATGGGTACAAATCATTCTCAACTCCGAGTAATCTGTTGGGTTCTATTTTAGTTTTTAATGAAAGTCCTTGAATATGGTCGTAAACTTCACTTAAAGTCGATTTGTTTAGGCGATATTTTGAATTTAGTTGCTTATTAATCTCAATCACATGGTTGAGAATATAATTTAGCTTATATCCCGATATCTTGCTTACTCTCCATTTATGTGCATGATTTGAGGGTTGAATTCTATATTCATCATATGGCTCTATCGGCAAAGACCAATAGTCCTTTAAGTCACCAACATTTTTATAAATGAGGTTAATTTTATGCTGAGAAAGGATAAATGTATGTCCATCCATGTTAAATTCGATAAATCCATCTTCTAAACCCATTATGTATCTCCCAAATAAGTTACCTTTTACTTAAGATTGGTATTTCTGCTACTGGTATCGGCAGTAATCATTTATTAAGAAGTTTTCACCAAATTATTTACACTATTTATAAATCAGAGACAATACTGATTACAGACATCTCCTCTATTTCTCAGTATAAAAGCTAATTCATTATCAGCAAGCCAATTTGGATTTTTACTTAATATATTTAGCCCTGAAGTATGAAATGGGGTATTGCATATATCCCAGCCCAATCACTTACCCAACTTTACGATATATTCATAAAGTTTATAAATAGTCTTCTCCATTTTACTAATTTTATCTATACGTGCTTAGCTGTATATATCCAGCATTCCCTGTGCAGTCTCTTTCACCTTTTCTCTCAGCTTTTCGGGTGCCAGCACTTCTACCCGTCCCCCCCAACTGAGCACCCAGGAGACAAAATCCGGCGTATCAGCCAGGCAGAATCTAACCAACACAGACTGGTCCGGCAAGATTTCGCTGCGCTGGGAGGGATGAAAAGTAGTTTCCTGCATTATCCGGCCTACCTCCGGAACGAATTTCAGCTTTATATCTTTGACTTCGCCATCTACCAGTATTCCCCAGTAAGGGGAATGGTATTTATCTATATCAAAAGCCGCAGGTATTTCATACTCTTTATCCAGCATTTTCAATGACCGGATACGTTCAAGCTTGAAGGTGCGGATTTCGTTGCTTTTACTGCAGCGGCCAATTAAGTAAGCTGAATGCCCGGCTGCCGCCGGTTCAATAAAATAAGGGGAAACCTCGCGCTCAGAATAATCCTCCTTACCCAAAGCCCGGTAGATTATGCTGACTTTTCTTTGTTCAGCCCAAGCCCGGCAAAGCAGAGCCATAGTCTGCTGGTTGTCTTCATCAGTTATTCTGTCATGCATTTTATCTAAAGTTTGGCTTATCTGCCTTTGAAAGGGGACGGGCATAATGGAATTAAGTTTGGTAAAAGTGGACTCTATATCCGGATTGTATTTATTGCAGTAATTGTAAAGCAAACGAATAGCCAGAAAGACAGATAAACCCTCGGTAAGTGTAAAGTGGATTGGCGGCAGGAAATGCCCTTCCATAACCTTCCACAAGTTTTTATCAGTTGTCAGGGGGACTTTCAGGACAGTCTCAAGGTCTCTCAAATCCCGGTAAGCAGTTCGTTTGGATACCTGGCATAACCGGGCAATATCTGTTACCGAAATACCTTGAGGGTTCTGACAGAGCAGGTGTTCAACCCTTAAAAGCCGGGCCAGCCGGTTCTGTTTCCCGTCCTTGTTGACCAAACTCATGTCCGCCTCGCATTTTTGTTGATTATATAACGCTGGCACCAGTTTTGGTAGATACATTTATCCCCATTTATTAAAACCTATAGCATTAATTGGATATTTATCCTTCCTCTCCGGCAGCTATCTTCAGGCTAAAAGAATACCTCCGCATACACAACTCGGGGCAACCGGACGCGGCGCACCGGGCAGATTCACTGAAAGAACACGCCAGCAGGATTCCTTTTATCCCTCTGAGTTTTTCGAATGAACCCGAACCGCACCAGCTGGACAAGCCAGCTAGTGTTTGTTCAGGAGGAATATTTACCAGGGTTTTATCCAGCCAACCCATATAAGCCAGCAAACGCCCTATATCTTCGGCAGTGGCTTCGGACGGAACAACTTC
It encodes:
- a CDS encoding sacsin N-terminal ATP-binding-like domain-containing protein; the protein is MNPPGYFHSIKTRASENWDLLEKQPDIAGPWHQLFKQIAQSPRHVVSELLQNADDAGATEASVEIANSEFVFSHNGEDFTEEQFYSLCRFGFSNKRALHTIGFRGIGFKSTFSIGDEVRLYTPSLAIAFRKRRFTEPIWITDLTSNQNKTEIRISIKDERIREDLEKNFKEWIGNPTSLLFFRTIRRLKINNKEIHWQSHGDGPVTNSQWMSLSSAPDNKYLYIFSGEEEFPLDSLQEIKEERMVLDKETTFPPCRVDIVLGREGRLFVVLFTGVKTTLPFACNAPFVPDPARLKIKDPVSSPTNRWLLARIGKLAAEAMLGWLNREDMAVTERCAAYELWPDVDRDENTLEGTCATAVELAFESYIEGNKCLISEKETIVLKGECVAVPQVLLDIWEPEQISVLFDQQQRSILSRSIGSKCCQKLINWQYVDVIDKSQVVQVLESKHVPNPGTWRQLMILWAYISDQVVSYYYNDHRGVRIVPVQSKDILYSTQELVRLGEKQLLESQEDWEFLSAYLLVLNQNWPRFLAEQRLNSVNRQDKVLAEQVESAYKVLNALNLVQASDVGSVMEQVSTKFFTQQSCNRSDCVRLAHIAAKLGAQISETFQFVTQDNYRRPAKGILANITSDLDMFVVEKWYQEHVLHEDYSKSSGSCSTEDWAAWIKSDRSRLLTFVPLDNTKSNIYSKYSLNNRLSERTFNGRLDYRYKTEHFSFLDWDFEQSFWEHWKGLAKEDKKFWSQLLNHIIEQPSTYWSKALSARALHVATTGSTSAVTSDVIVPKWIMKFRELACLEDTHGEPRQPAELLRRTPETEALLGVESFVAAEIDTETNRPLLQMLGVRDTPTGPDKLLERLRALSKASSPPLHEVLKWYQSLDQITNKCDTEELQDIKDTFEQEKIVLTETNGVIGWASLEDVYLAPDEETVPGAPLVHSLVRHLAIWQKLGIATKPTADLAITWLLSLTSNQSLTPEDLRRVRALLPRYPDRIWNECRHWIDLEGKWTPIEDFEYVITMQSLVPYSHLFSVIKHKTANLQSLSESQCQQPPFSNIARLINNIEEHFQETIFRSDAPKSKLWIEALGKGLSRIIIANEEETNRIRQLGRRLSKTLWQITDALETIPYIAGTPAGTARSIPALWKDSNLYVARQSPAKIAKAVPQEIGGLFQNKEINDAIMLCYDRPPEFVIEYIEENFKLAPLSEIETEPIESIQPKVVQQGQTSTAEDENEKNENVDIVVGPTLEPPEQIHEPEPANEELKDTGEEKPKPPKPIKPIRPSLIDRFAFINGFSTDGNDRYYHSDGSWLERSHGNGFHWEMHDKSGEITQYYWVKEHCLELEPMQIDTDIWGLCEKFPRLYSIVIVDTQDEPEEISGYRLMSMRENKELELTSASYRLVYKR
- a CDS encoding helicase-related protein encodes the protein MSKLEEIKSNASVAGILTDSLVTVVNIQWFGTDAIEITYKSPKGQVASEILYRSDESRLNIVERGRPWSFDGDGNLFRLVSEANRIRLAHLFDPVLAVHTSLVEPLPHQITGVYETMLQRQPLRFLLADDPGSGKTIMAGLLIKELIARGDLQRCMIVAPGSLVEQWQDELYQRFSLPFEIMTNDNFESARTGNWFCEHNLIIVRLDKMSRNEDVQAKLRMPDCRWDLVVCDEAHKMSATFFGGEVKYTKRYRLGELLSTLTRHLLLMTATPHNGKEEDFQLFLALLDGDRFEGRFRDGVHQIDTSDLMRRMIKESLVKFDGTPLFHERIAYTVPYRLSDGEAQLYKEVTEYVREQFNRAEKLQNDKRAGTVGFALTILQRRLASSPEAIYQSLRRRRERLENKLREIELLKRGSDIVHALESGADKYSEEDIDDLDEVPENEVAEVEEAVLDEATAAGTIAELKAEIDTLKHLESLGNTVRRSGEDKKWRELAKLLVEEIFTSAAISQGVAEERAPYNNEKIEKPIPSPRQKLIIFTEHRDTLRYLQDRIGTLLGRSEAIVCIHGSMGREERKKSQESFTNDPEVQVLLATDAAGEGINLQRAHLMVNYDLPWNPNRIEQRFGRIHRIGQTEVCHLWNLVANETREGEVYQTLLRKLEEARNALGGRVFDVLGKVQFEGKPLRDLLIEAIRYGEQPEIKGRLTKVIANAFDTKQLQLLLEERALVHDAIDSSRVNRIRENMERAEARRLQPHYIESFFLKAFEQLGGVIKQREPRRYEITNVPSIIRSRDRIIGLGNPIVQRYERVVFEKTLISPPGEPLATFVCPGHPLLDVVADIILERNRDLLRRGTVLVDDNDLGTDPRVLFYLEHAIQDGTTTRTGDRCVISKQMLYVELGSNGNAYHPQYAPYLDYRPLKDNEPKCETILGLPECGWITHELEKTVQGYAISHVVPDHLKEVRDRKLDLIAKTERAVKDRLSKEINHWDHRAEVLKFQEQAGKVNAKLNSGEARKRADALQERLQNRLAELTLEKQISALPPVILGGLLIVPIGLIAKIIGQPLKTLETDVDKLAVAVKARELVMNIERQLGFDPIDREAEKVGYDIESRVPGTGKLRFLEVKGRTTDAITLTVTRNEILYSLNKPDDFILAIVEFINETSHRIHYLRQPFRREPDFGVTSVNYDFAELLNRAEEPS
- a CDS encoding MarR family transcriptional regulator — protein: MITNGTDKPELTHKVIKILSKELGLSVKELAEKLQANRQFMAGVLKVLEERKEVTFRQVGPARIYYAASVSK
- a CDS encoding DEAD/DEAH box helicase is translated as MGLEDGFIEFNMDGHTFILSQHKINLIYKNVGDLKDYWSLPIEPYDEYRIQPSNHAHKWRVSKISGYKLNYILNHVIEINKQLNSKYRLNKSTLSEVYDHIQGLSLKTKIEPNRLLGVENDLYPWQEEALEKWYTSEGKRGIVEAATGTGKTRLAFACMKKFYNDFPDGIVCIIVPRQPLFDQWQERLHECFPKIREDNYCYIGNGNADMVNRNTKIVIATQQAMILREDLGYGCELLKQLSESCRDNLIVVDEAHHLGAKQTLSRFVSHIPESVYTLGLTATPLRSDGVMDEVYRDFDCVTSDGPIYSYSLSRAVEDGVLTSVIQKNYMVSLNYNENKSHQNFCEQIKEIKKRINNSRVIKVDQNKINSGSIAYLVELERELVELQRRNTVICKQVWDLIKKIHILKNIYIKRRRLFNKAQDKWELLKSFLSEEYWIRQFTNGRWIFFHQEIEECMNTKNLLVGALGKEKIRLHHSGMMTEERQNVLVEFEKSIFNCLCAVQTLDEGLDIPDLTGIVIMSGSTSQRQQIQRCGRALRRTPNKDCAYLVSFLAQVDEDLTGEKLIIGPDNSTTKWTIEEYVYS
- a CDS encoding helix-turn-helix transcriptional regulator — its product is MSLVNKDGKQNRLARLLRVEHLLCQNPQGISVTDIARLCQVSKRTAYRDLRDLETVLKVPLTTDKNLWKVMEGHFLPPIHFTLTEGLSVFLAIRLLYNYCNKYNPDIESTFTKLNSIMPVPFQRQISQTLDKMHDRITDEDNQQTMALLCRAWAEQRKVSIIYRALGKEDYSEREVSPYFIEPAAAGHSAYLIGRCSKSNEIRTFKLERIRSLKMLDKEYEIPAAFDIDKYHSPYWGILVDGEVKDIKLKFVPEVGRIMQETTFHPSQRSEILPDQSVLVRFCLADTPDFVSWVLSWGGRVEVLAPEKLREKVKETAQGMLDIYS